The following proteins are encoded in a genomic region of Alistipes shahii WAL 8301:
- a CDS encoding TPM domain-containing protein: MRNIAILCLLLACALPALAGTYRADEIPNVQRMDRRRYVSDPDGILSPAAVAHIDSVCASLRERGLAQVAVVAVDDIAGGDTFSFAVDLFRSWGVGSAKSNNGLGILLVKDLREIRFVTGGGLEGILPDALCKRIQLNYMLPAFREGNYSAGMVAGVGAAATILEGGEVDLGGDADEDLPAWMIFTIVFGFVIFPLGMVLANYYFSRRCPKCRKLTLKQQSQQVLSVTRNYRLVEYTYVCPNCGAVVKRRSRNLRDDNFGGGAGGGTIIGGGFGRGMGGGMGGGFGGGSFGGGGAGSRW, from the coding sequence ATGAGAAACATTGCGATCCTTTGCCTGCTGCTCGCCTGTGCGCTGCCCGCCCTTGCGGGAACCTACCGCGCGGACGAGATTCCCAATGTTCAGCGTATGGACCGGCGGCGCTATGTCTCCGATCCCGACGGTATCCTGTCGCCTGCCGCCGTGGCGCATATCGACTCCGTCTGCGCCTCGCTGCGTGAGCGGGGCCTCGCGCAGGTCGCCGTCGTCGCCGTCGACGACATCGCGGGCGGCGATACGTTCTCGTTCGCCGTCGATCTGTTCCGCAGCTGGGGCGTAGGCTCGGCCAAAAGCAATAACGGACTGGGCATCCTGCTGGTGAAGGACCTGCGTGAGATACGCTTCGTCACGGGCGGCGGCCTCGAAGGCATCCTTCCCGACGCGCTCTGCAAACGCATCCAGCTCAACTATATGCTTCCGGCCTTCCGCGAGGGGAATTACAGCGCGGGCATGGTTGCCGGGGTGGGGGCTGCGGCCACGATCCTCGAAGGCGGCGAGGTCGATCTGGGCGGCGACGCCGACGAGGACCTTCCGGCATGGATGATCTTCACGATCGTCTTCGGCTTCGTGATCTTCCCGCTGGGCATGGTGCTGGCGAACTACTATTTCTCCCGCCGTTGCCCGAAGTGCCGTAAGCTGACGCTGAAACAGCAGTCGCAGCAGGTGTTGAGCGTCACGCGGAACTACCGGCTGGTCGAATATACGTATGTCTGCCCGAACTGCGGTGCGGTCGTGAAGCGGCGTTCGCGCAACCTGCGCGACGACAATTTCGGCGGCGGGGCCGGGGGCGGCACGATCATCGGCGGCGGCTTCGGACGCGGCATGGGCGGCGGCATGGGCGGCGGCTTCGGAGGAGGCTCCTTCGGCGGCGGCGGAGCCGGTTCGCGCTGGTAG
- a CDS encoding LemA family protein, which translates to MKKWIWIGVVAVVAIFFYATYNGFVNREEGLKSAWSNVETQYQRRADLIPNLVNTVKGYAAHETQTLNEVTEARARATSINLSADDLTPERLAQFQRAQAEVRSALGRLIAVSESYPDLKANQNFLELQAQLEGTENRIAVARKDFNAAAQQYNVSVRRFPANLVARMFGFGQKPYFESAEGAAAAPQVTF; encoded by the coding sequence ATGAAAAAATGGATTTGGATCGGCGTAGTCGCCGTGGTGGCGATCTTCTTTTATGCGACCTATAACGGTTTTGTGAACAGGGAGGAGGGGCTTAAAAGCGCCTGGTCCAACGTCGAGACGCAGTACCAGCGGCGTGCGGACCTGATTCCCAACCTGGTCAACACCGTGAAGGGCTACGCGGCCCACGAGACGCAGACCTTGAACGAGGTTACCGAGGCGCGCGCCCGGGCCACGTCGATCAACCTTTCGGCCGACGACCTGACGCCCGAGCGGCTCGCACAGTTCCAGCGGGCGCAGGCCGAGGTGCGCTCCGCGCTGGGCCGCCTGATCGCCGTGTCGGAGAGCTATCCCGACCTGAAGGCCAACCAGAATTTCCTCGAATTGCAGGCCCAGCTCGAAGGGACCGAGAACCGCATTGCCGTCGCCCGCAAGGACTTCAACGCCGCGGCGCAGCAGTACAACGTTTCGGTGCGCCGCTTCCCGGCCAACCTCGTCGCGCGGATGTTCGGCTTCGGCCAGAAGCCCTATTTCGAGTCGGCCGAAGGGGCCGCGGCCGCTCCGCAGGTCACCTTCTAA
- a CDS encoding DMT family transporter, whose protein sequence is MISERSRGYVLGAIAAASYGLNPLFALPLYGAGLGVDSVLFYRYVLAVVMLGALMLFRRQSFALRRRDVLPLAAMGVLFSVSSLLLFESYNLMDAGIASTILFVYPVMVAVIMAVGFRERVTAATVVSIALACGGISLLYKGGDGATLNLAGVVLVFLSALSYAVWIVAVNRSSLKDLPTEKLTFYCLVFGSLVYVVRLRGCADLQPVPSSLMWVNAVALALFPTIVSLVAMAGAIRRIGSTPTAILGALEPVTALFFGVAVFGERFTLRIGTGVLLILVAVTLIIAGKSIRIPTSVTHLARWMARPRLPRWAVRWARRLPLPRIRRTR, encoded by the coding sequence ATGATCTCGGAACGTTCCCGCGGTTATGTGCTGGGAGCCATAGCCGCGGCCAGCTACGGACTGAATCCGCTCTTTGCGCTGCCGCTTTACGGCGCGGGCCTGGGAGTGGATTCCGTGCTGTTCTACCGCTATGTGCTGGCTGTGGTGATGCTGGGTGCGCTGATGCTGTTCCGGCGGCAGTCGTTTGCCCTGCGGCGGCGCGACGTCCTGCCGCTTGCGGCTATGGGCGTGCTCTTCTCCGTCTCGTCGCTGCTGCTTTTCGAGAGTTACAACCTCATGGACGCCGGCATCGCCTCGACGATCCTGTTCGTCTATCCGGTGATGGTCGCGGTCATCATGGCCGTGGGTTTCCGCGAGCGGGTCACCGCCGCCACGGTCGTCTCGATCGCCCTGGCGTGCGGGGGCATCTCGCTGCTCTACAAAGGGGGCGACGGCGCGACGCTCAACCTCGCGGGCGTCGTGCTGGTCTTCCTTTCGGCGCTCTCCTATGCGGTCTGGATCGTCGCCGTCAACCGCTCGTCGCTCAAGGACCTTCCGACCGAGAAACTCACCTTCTACTGTCTGGTTTTCGGCTCGCTGGTCTATGTCGTTCGGCTGCGGGGCTGTGCCGATCTGCAACCCGTCCCTTCGTCCCTGATGTGGGTCAACGCCGTTGCGCTGGCGCTTTTCCCGACGATCGTTTCGCTGGTCGCGATGGCCGGGGCCATCCGCCGCATCGGCTCCACGCCCACGGCGATCCTCGGGGCGCTGGAACCCGTCACGGCGTTGTTTTTCGGCGTCGCGGTCTTCGGCGAGCGGTTCACGCTGCGCATCGGAACCGGCGTTTTGCTGATCCTCGTCGCCGTGACGCTCATCATCGCCGGCAAATCAATCCGCATCCCCACCTCCGTCACGCACCTGGCCCGGTGGATGGCCCGTCCGCGCCTGCCGCGCTGGGCCGTGCGCTGGGCGCGCCGCCTGCCGCTGCCGCGCATCCGCCGTACCCGCTGA
- a CDS encoding outer membrane beta-barrel protein, producing the protein MKRLILLIVTLAAAATRLFAAHLCPSTGRVVDEQGKAVEYATVVLLKGTEQVAGMATDAEGRFALKAAPGEYTLLIQYLGFDPVKKPVRVEQENHLGDFVMRTSATGIESVEVKARLVRREADRFVVDVANAPAAIGKDGIELLERAPGVWIDGEKISINGKSGSKVYVNDRELRMEPEQLLTYLRSLRAEEIQKIEVVPTSGADYDADSAGGIIRITLKKRRENGVNGSVAFNTTQGEIVHRYNPSANINLHSGRVDFYASAWGSFGKDETTTGEQTRYEAADKELNAHSSMKGRNRSLGASAGAVVEIDGRNSVGAEFEYWRNRNGEPNDTYTDFRNAGTVTRTDSHFDKLDIRNNYSATFNYIRKIDTLGSTLKLLADYTRRETDSGNDNFSRMTAPGATADSTYRDNTESVYNIATATLALEKRFSPRWTLKAGAKYTYNDMHNDALYEYLKGDAWTRNDNQSFTIDYTENIAAAYAVASAQLGRWGLVAGLRGEYTHTTGKSVGQDYFSLFPNANVSFALSKEKGWSLIAQYARTIERPRFWCLNPQRMQISDYTYQTGNPSLDPAFKQDVNLTLVAAHKYTLTAGVQLVSGEIQQTIQADPENPDLLQLAWVNYDRTKNYYVSVNLPFQPAKWWQLNANFTYMRHGERVEQHGAETFYNWAFGSISTTFTLPAKFYIDLSYNYQSRIDLGNCWVEPDHRLQAGVKKRFGDQFTASFSVQNLLDQGQVIGAHGDGFVRTMNARQTWSNRSFRIGLTYNFKSGKAFKRKAVEAGSADEKSRL; encoded by the coding sequence ATGAAAAGACTGATCCTCCTTATCGTAACGCTTGCAGCGGCCGCGACCCGGCTCTTTGCGGCGCATCTCTGCCCCTCGACGGGCCGCGTGGTGGACGAACAGGGAAAAGCCGTCGAATACGCAACGGTCGTCCTGCTGAAAGGAACCGAACAGGTGGCCGGCATGGCCACCGACGCCGAAGGACGTTTCGCGCTGAAAGCAGCTCCCGGCGAATACACGCTCCTGATTCAGTACCTCGGATTCGACCCCGTGAAAAAGCCGGTGCGCGTGGAGCAGGAGAACCATCTGGGCGATTTCGTGATGCGGACCTCGGCGACCGGCATCGAAAGCGTGGAGGTAAAGGCCCGGCTGGTGCGCCGCGAGGCCGACCGGTTCGTGGTCGACGTGGCGAACGCCCCGGCGGCCATCGGCAAGGACGGCATCGAACTGCTGGAACGCGCCCCCGGCGTATGGATCGACGGGGAGAAAATATCAATCAACGGCAAGAGCGGCTCGAAGGTCTACGTCAACGACCGCGAACTGCGCATGGAGCCGGAACAGCTGCTGACCTACCTGCGGTCGCTCCGGGCCGAGGAGATTCAGAAAATAGAGGTCGTGCCCACCTCGGGCGCCGACTACGATGCCGACTCGGCGGGAGGCATCATCCGCATCACGCTCAAAAAACGCCGCGAGAACGGCGTCAACGGCTCGGTGGCGTTCAACACGACGCAGGGAGAGATCGTACACAGGTACAATCCGTCGGCCAACATCAACCTGCATTCGGGCCGCGTGGACTTCTACGCCTCGGCATGGGGATCTTTCGGAAAGGACGAGACGACCACCGGCGAGCAGACGCGCTACGAGGCCGCGGACAAGGAGCTGAACGCACATTCGTCGATGAAAGGCCGCAACCGCAGCCTCGGGGCCAGCGCCGGCGCGGTGGTCGAGATCGACGGCAGGAACAGCGTCGGCGCGGAGTTCGAGTACTGGCGCAACCGGAACGGGGAGCCGAACGACACCTACACGGATTTCCGGAACGCCGGCACGGTGACACGCACGGACAGCCATTTCGACAAACTCGACATCCGCAACAACTACTCGGCGACGTTCAACTACATCCGCAAGATCGACACGCTCGGCTCGACGCTCAAACTCCTTGCCGACTACACGCGCCGCGAAACCGACTCCGGAAACGACAACTTCAGCCGCATGACGGCTCCGGGAGCAACGGCGGATTCGACCTACCGCGACAACACCGAGAGCGTCTACAACATCGCCACGGCGACGCTGGCCCTCGAAAAGAGGTTTTCGCCCCGCTGGACGCTCAAGGCCGGAGCCAAATACACCTACAACGACATGCACAACGACGCGCTCTACGAATACCTCAAGGGCGACGCATGGACGCGCAACGACAACCAGAGCTTCACGATCGACTACACGGAGAACATCGCGGCGGCCTACGCCGTCGCCTCGGCGCAGCTCGGCCGCTGGGGCCTCGTGGCTGGTCTGCGCGGCGAATACACCCACACGACGGGAAAAAGCGTCGGACAGGATTATTTCTCGCTCTTTCCAAACGCCAACGTCTCCTTCGCCCTTTCGAAGGAGAAAGGATGGTCGCTGATCGCCCAATACGCCCGGACCATCGAACGGCCGCGCTTCTGGTGCCTCAACCCCCAGCGGATGCAGATTTCGGACTACACCTACCAGACGGGAAACCCGTCGCTCGACCCGGCGTTCAAGCAGGACGTGAACCTCACGCTGGTGGCCGCCCACAAATACACCCTCACGGCCGGCGTGCAGCTCGTCAGCGGCGAGATTCAGCAGACGATACAGGCCGACCCGGAGAATCCCGACCTGCTGCAACTGGCATGGGTCAACTACGACCGCACCAAAAACTATTACGTCTCGGTCAATCTGCCTTTCCAGCCCGCGAAATGGTGGCAACTGAACGCCAACTTCACCTACATGCGCCACGGTGAGCGCGTCGAACAGCACGGCGCCGAAACTTTCTACAACTGGGCATTCGGCAGCATCTCGACGACCTTCACGCTGCCGGCTAAATTCTACATCGACCTCTCGTACAACTATCAGAGCCGCATCGACCTGGGCAACTGCTGGGTCGAACCCGACCACCGGTTGCAGGCCGGCGTGAAGAAACGCTTCGGCGACCAGTTCACCGCCTCGTTCTCGGTGCAGAACCTTCTGGACCAGGGACAGGTGATCGGAGCGCACGGCGACGGATTCGTCCGCACGATGAACGCCCGGCAGACGTGGAGCAACCGCTCGTTCCGAATTGGGCTGACCTACAACTTCAAGTCGGGGAAGGCCTTCAAGCGCAAAGCCGTCGAGGCGGGATCGGCCGACGAAAAGAGCCGGCTGTAA
- a CDS encoding lysophospholipid acyltransferase family protein, with product MLSALYYLLLVLLCTLFMILSALALVVCYPFDRGRRTVHELSRILVRIFFFLPPFWRQRVIGRELIDRKKSYVIVINHNTVIDIPALYYIPLNFRWVSKREVFKTPFFGQFLLLHGDICIDRGHAAEALEQLVRDGKKWISRGASVAIFPEGTRSKDGEIHRFKAGAFTLAKEAGAEILPVVLDGTKTLIKKNLAFNWGNRITVRVLPPVPAERVAVLETHELMQEVHERMCTALGEVRNEKLKVKDQK from the coding sequence ATGTTAAGTGCTTTATACTACCTTTTGCTGGTGCTTTTGTGCACGCTTTTTATGATTCTGTCGGCCCTTGCGCTGGTTGTCTGCTATCCCTTCGACCGGGGGCGCCGGACGGTGCATGAACTGTCGCGCATCCTGGTGCGGATTTTCTTCTTCCTGCCGCCCTTTTGGCGGCAGCGGGTCATCGGCCGCGAACTGATCGACCGGAAGAAGAGCTACGTCATCGTCATCAACCACAACACGGTGATCGACATCCCGGCGCTCTACTACATTCCGCTCAATTTCCGCTGGGTGTCGAAGCGCGAGGTCTTCAAAACGCCCTTCTTCGGCCAGTTCCTCCTGCTGCACGGCGACATCTGCATCGACCGCGGCCACGCCGCCGAGGCGTTGGAACAGCTGGTCCGCGACGGGAAAAAGTGGATTTCGCGCGGGGCTTCGGTGGCGATTTTTCCCGAGGGCACGCGCTCGAAGGACGGTGAGATCCACCGCTTCAAGGCCGGGGCCTTCACGCTGGCCAAGGAGGCCGGCGCGGAGATCCTTCCCGTGGTGCTGGACGGAACCAAGACGCTGATCAAAAAGAACCTGGCATTCAACTGGGGCAACCGGATCACCGTCCGCGTGCTGCCTCCCGTTCCGGCCGAACGGGTCGCCGTGCTGGAGACGCATGAACTGATGCAGGAGGTGCATGAACGGATGTGCACGGCGCTGGGAGAAGTGAGAAACGAAAAGTTAAAAGTGAAAGATCAAAAGTGA
- a CDS encoding DNA topoisomerase IV subunit B: MADLLNNTNSNANNYGDDAIVTLSPREHIRLRPGMYVGVVGDGSQPDEALYVLIKEVVDNSIDEFIMGAGRQIDITLADNVVTVRDYGRGIPLKSLAAAVGQMNTGGKYGGDAFKKTVGLNGVGVKAVNMLSEEFTARSVRDGEARTVTFAKGLEVSDRWESGVNEKNGTFISYRVDKEIFGEYAYNLEYVEQKIRNYSYLNLGLTLNFNGKSYVSKNGLLDLVNDNMTEDPLYPPIHLTGEDIEVVITHGTGYGESYDSFVNGQHTTQGGTHQTALRAAVAKTVKEFYHKDYDPSDIRTSIIAAISIKVTDPIFENQMKTKYGSKEVEPGVSVNNFVADFLTKHLDDYLHKHAETAQILQRKIVENEKERKAISGIQKKARETAKKVSLNNKKLRDCKIHRTDRNELAEQSMIFITEGNSASGSITKSRDVRTQAVFSLRGKPLNCYGLTKKVVYENEEFNLLQAALNIEEDMDNLRYNKVVIATDADVDGMHIRLLMMTFFLQFFPEVIRQGHLFVLQTPLFRVRNKKETLYCYSEEERLKAVARCGANAEITRFKGLGEISPDEFKEFIGENMRLDKVRITKDDPIHDLLEFYMGKNTYERQGFIIDNLRIEEDIVEQDLAIN, from the coding sequence ATGGCAGATTTACTCAATAATACCAACTCGAACGCAAACAATTACGGCGACGACGCCATCGTGACCCTCTCGCCGAGGGAGCACATCCGCCTGCGCCCCGGCATGTACGTCGGCGTGGTGGGCGACGGTTCGCAGCCCGACGAGGCGCTCTACGTGCTGATCAAGGAGGTCGTGGACAACTCGATCGACGAATTCATCATGGGCGCGGGCCGGCAGATCGACATCACGCTGGCCGACAACGTCGTTACGGTGCGCGACTACGGCCGCGGCATCCCCCTCAAGTCGCTCGCGGCGGCCGTCGGGCAGATGAACACGGGCGGCAAGTACGGAGGCGACGCCTTCAAGAAGACCGTGGGCCTGAACGGTGTGGGCGTCAAGGCCGTGAACATGCTTTCCGAAGAGTTTACGGCCCGTTCGGTCCGCGACGGTGAGGCCCGTACGGTGACCTTCGCCAAGGGTCTCGAAGTGAGCGACAGGTGGGAGAGCGGCGTCAACGAGAAGAACGGCACGTTCATTTCGTACCGCGTCGACAAGGAGATTTTCGGCGAATATGCCTACAACCTCGAATACGTCGAGCAGAAAATCCGCAATTACAGCTACCTGAACCTGGGTCTGACGCTCAATTTCAACGGCAAGAGCTACGTTTCGAAAAACGGTCTGCTGGACCTCGTGAACGACAACATGACCGAGGACCCGCTCTACCCGCCCATCCACCTCACGGGGGAGGACATCGAGGTGGTGATCACCCACGGCACGGGCTACGGCGAGAGCTACGACTCGTTCGTCAACGGCCAGCACACCACGCAGGGCGGCACGCACCAGACGGCCCTGCGCGCCGCCGTTGCCAAGACGGTCAAGGAGTTCTACCACAAGGACTACGACCCCTCGGACATCCGCACGTCGATCATCGCGGCCATTTCGATCAAGGTCACCGACCCGATCTTCGAGAACCAGATGAAGACCAAGTACGGTTCGAAGGAGGTCGAACCGGGGGTCTCGGTCAACAACTTCGTGGCCGACTTCCTCACCAAGCACCTCGACGACTACTTGCACAAGCACGCCGAGACGGCGCAGATTCTCCAGCGGAAGATCGTCGAGAACGAGAAGGAGCGCAAGGCGATCTCGGGCATCCAGAAGAAGGCCCGCGAGACGGCCAAGAAGGTGAGCCTGAACAACAAGAAACTGCGCGACTGCAAGATCCACCGCACGGATCGCAACGAGCTGGCCGAACAGTCGATGATCTTCATCACGGAGGGCAACTCGGCGTCAGGCTCCATCACCAAGAGCCGCGACGTGCGTACGCAGGCGGTCTTCTCGCTGCGCGGCAAGCCGCTGAACTGCTACGGACTGACGAAGAAGGTGGTCTACGAGAACGAGGAGTTCAACCTCCTTCAGGCGGCGCTGAACATCGAGGAGGACATGGATAACCTGCGCTACAACAAGGTCGTCATCGCCACCGATGCCGATGTCGACGGCATGCACATCCGCCTCTTGATGATGACCTTCTTCCTGCAATTCTTCCCCGAGGTGATCCGCCAGGGGCATCTGTTCGTGCTGCAAACCCCGCTGTTCCGCGTGCGCAACAAGAAGGAGACGCTCTACTGCTATTCCGAGGAGGAGCGCCTGAAGGCCGTGGCCCGGTGCGGCGCGAACGCCGAGATCACGCGATTCAAGGGTCTGGGCGAGATTTCGCCCGACGAGTTCAAGGAGTTCATCGGCGAGAACATGCGCCTGGACAAGGTCCGCATCACCAAGGACGACCCGATCCACGACCTGCTGGAGTTTTATATGGGCAAGAATACGTATGAGCGTCAGGGCTTCATCATCGACAACCTGCGCATCGAGGAGGACATCGTCGAGCAGGACCTTGCGATTAATTAA
- a CDS encoding DNA gyrase/topoisomerase IV subunit A produces the protein MAEENDKTGRDEALNEDASTPETADDATDETPVAEAPAKAGKFDRLTQEEGGVRKLTGMYKNWFLDYASYVILERAVPHVEDGLKPVQRRILHAMKVVDDGRYNKVANLVGQTMQYHPHGDASIKDALVQLGQKDLLIDCQGNWGNILTGDEAAAGRYIEARLSKFALDVVFNKKTTEWMLSYDGRKEEPVTLPIKFPLLLAQGSDGIAVGLASKILPHNFVELINAAIAHLQGRDFQLYPDFPTGGMADVSRYNDGLRGGTVKVRAKISKIDKRTLAITEIPYTTTTESIKDSIIKANDKGKIKIRKVDDNTADKVEIVIQVSPDESSDKTIDALYAFTDCEVSIAPNSCVIWDEKPHFLGVSEILRRSAEHTKSLLGLELKIRLGELSEAWHAASLERIFIENRLYQLIEGCKSREEAYSAVDKGLEPFKMRLRREVTLEDVQKLTELKFIRISRYDSEKADNEIRQIEEDLKSTQYDLDHLTEYAVAYYERIRDKYGKGRERRTELREFDSIEATKVAVTNAKLYVDRAEGFFGIGKSMKDAEFVCDCSDIDDVIVFTKDGRYVITKVSDKAFFDKNIYYIGVFKRNDDRTIYNVLYRDGKNGAIMMKRCAIKGITRDKEYDITKGTAKSEILYMSVNPNGEAEVLKVYFKPRPRLKKVIVDLDFSTLAIKGRQSQGNLFSRYGIHKIVLKERGTSTLGGQDIWFDEDVRRLNADGRGKLLGEFKGDDRLIVWTSKNQYYITGYDLMQHFPDDTVLVARYESDRVYSLCYYDRGQKYYYMKRFTAEMSDKIQDFLDADADFICVTDRAGAKLEITYKGAHASRPADVIDVDEFVGVKSHRAKGKRLTTYDVDRLRMIEPELPPEPEPSEDESLDDGQLTDASADAAQRAAAEGKASGKSALKEPLGAKPAPGKAPAGQPSAGTIVGGVEFEVERPKGDAGEMIDPEQLNLF, from the coding sequence ATGGCGGAAGAGAACGATAAGACGGGGCGCGACGAAGCGCTCAACGAGGACGCCTCGACTCCCGAAACCGCGGACGACGCGACGGACGAAACGCCTGTGGCCGAGGCTCCGGCCAAGGCGGGCAAATTCGACCGCCTGACGCAGGAGGAGGGCGGCGTCCGCAAGCTCACGGGCATGTATAAGAACTGGTTCCTGGACTACGCCTCGTACGTGATCCTCGAACGCGCCGTGCCGCATGTCGAGGACGGACTGAAACCCGTCCAGCGGCGTATCCTTCATGCGATGAAGGTCGTCGACGACGGCCGTTACAACAAGGTCGCCAACCTCGTGGGCCAGACCATGCAGTACCACCCGCACGGCGACGCGTCGATCAAGGACGCGCTGGTGCAGCTGGGGCAGAAGGACCTGCTGATCGACTGTCAGGGCAACTGGGGCAACATCCTCACGGGCGACGAGGCCGCCGCGGGCCGTTATATCGAGGCGCGTCTTTCGAAATTCGCCCTCGACGTGGTCTTCAACAAGAAGACGACGGAGTGGATGCTGTCGTACGACGGCCGCAAGGAGGAACCCGTTACGCTGCCCATCAAGTTCCCGCTGCTGCTGGCCCAAGGGTCCGACGGCATCGCCGTGGGACTGGCTTCGAAAATCCTGCCCCACAACTTCGTGGAGCTGATCAACGCCGCCATTGCGCACCTCCAGGGACGTGATTTCCAGCTTTACCCCGACTTCCCGACGGGCGGCATGGCCGACGTGAGCCGCTATAACGACGGCCTTCGCGGCGGCACGGTGAAGGTGCGGGCGAAGATTTCGAAGATCGACAAACGGACGCTTGCCATCACCGAGATTCCCTATACCACGACCACCGAGTCGATCAAGGATTCGATCATCAAGGCCAACGACAAGGGCAAGATCAAGATCCGAAAGGTCGACGACAATACGGCCGACAAGGTCGAAATCGTCATTCAGGTCTCGCCCGACGAGTCGTCGGACAAGACCATCGACGCGCTCTACGCCTTCACCGACTGCGAGGTGTCGATCGCCCCGAACTCGTGCGTCATCTGGGACGAGAAGCCGCACTTCCTCGGGGTTTCGGAGATCCTGCGCCGCTCGGCCGAGCACACCAAGTCGCTGCTGGGGCTGGAGCTGAAAATCCGGCTGGGCGAGTTGAGCGAGGCATGGCATGCCGCCTCGCTCGAACGCATCTTCATCGAGAACAGGCTCTACCAGCTGATCGAGGGGTGCAAGAGCCGCGAGGAGGCTTATTCCGCCGTGGATAAGGGTCTGGAACCCTTCAAGATGCGGCTGCGACGTGAAGTGACGCTTGAAGACGTGCAGAAGCTCACCGAGCTAAAATTTATCCGTATTTCGCGTTACGACAGCGAGAAGGCCGACAACGAGATCCGCCAGATTGAGGAGGACCTGAAGTCGACGCAGTACGACCTGGACCACCTCACCGAATACGCCGTGGCCTACTACGAGCGCATCCGCGACAAGTACGGCAAGGGCAGAGAGCGTCGCACCGAGTTGCGCGAATTCGACTCGATCGAGGCGACGAAGGTGGCCGTCACGAACGCCAAGCTGTACGTGGACCGGGCCGAAGGGTTCTTCGGCATCGGCAAATCCATGAAGGACGCGGAATTCGTCTGCGACTGCTCGGACATCGACGACGTGATCGTCTTCACGAAAGACGGGCGTTACGTGATCACCAAGGTTTCGGACAAGGCCTTCTTCGATAAAAACATCTATTATATCGGGGTCTTCAAGCGCAACGACGACCGCACGATCTACAACGTTCTCTACCGCGACGGGAAGAACGGCGCGATTATGATGAAGCGCTGCGCCATCAAGGGCATCACGCGCGACAAGGAGTACGACATCACCAAGGGAACCGCCAAGAGCGAGATACTGTATATGTCTGTCAATCCGAACGGTGAGGCCGAGGTGCTGAAGGTTTACTTCAAGCCCCGTCCGCGCCTGAAGAAGGTGATCGTCGATCTCGATTTCTCGACCCTCGCCATCAAGGGGCGCCAGAGCCAGGGCAATCTGTTCTCGCGCTACGGCATCCACAAGATCGTGCTGAAGGAGCGCGGCACCTCGACGCTCGGGGGGCAGGACATCTGGTTCGACGAAGATGTCCGCCGGCTGAACGCCGACGGGCGCGGCAAGCTGCTCGGCGAGTTCAAGGGTGACGACCGCCTGATCGTCTGGACCTCGAAGAATCAGTACTACATCACGGGCTACGACCTGATGCAGCACTTCCCCGACGACACGGTCCTCGTGGCGCGTTACGAGTCCGACCGGGTTTACAGCCTGTGTTACTACGACCGCGGCCAGAAGTATTACTACATGAAGCGTTTCACGGCCGAGATGTCGGACAAGATTCAGGATTTCCTCGACGCCGACGCCGATTTCATCTGCGTGACGGACCGCGCCGGGGCCAAACTGGAGATCACCTACAAGGGGGCGCACGCCTCGCGGCCCGCGGATGTGATCGACGTCGACGAGTTCGTGGGCGTCAAGAGCCACCGCGCCAAGGGCAAACGCCTGACGACCTACGACGTGGACCGGCTGCGGATGATCGAACCCGAACTGCCTCCCGAACCGGAACCTTCGGAGGATGAGTCGCTTGACGACGGTCAGCTGACGGACGCTTCAGCTGACGCGGCGCAACGCGCTGCGGCAGAGGGGAAAGCTTCCGGAAAATCCGCCCTGAAGGAGCCGCTCGGCGCCAAGCCCGCCCCGGGAAAGGCTCCGGCGGGCCAGCCCTCGGCCGGAACGATCGTCGGAGGCGTGGAGTTCGAGGTGGAGCGTCCGAAAGGCGACGCCGGCGAGATGATCGACCCCGAACAGCTGAACCTGTTTTAA
- a CDS encoding shikimate kinase, whose amino-acid sequence MKPLFLVGYMGCGKSTLGRKLARRLGVDFIDTDALVEEREGASVADVFRYEGEERFREAERRVLDEVIAGASFAVVSTGGGLPTWRDNMPCMNAVGHTVYLRRSPEQIARRLSPYGRRKRPRLQGLDDEQLVAFMRGDMAAREPFYAQASLVVDCDPMSDDELVEHIVQTFSDRG is encoded by the coding sequence ATGAAACCTCTCTTTCTGGTCGGATATATGGGCTGCGGCAAGAGCACCCTCGGACGCAAGCTGGCGCGGCGTCTGGGCGTCGATTTCATCGACACCGACGCGCTGGTCGAGGAGCGCGAAGGCGCCTCCGTGGCCGACGTCTTCCGTTACGAGGGCGAGGAGCGTTTCCGCGAGGCGGAGCGCCGGGTCCTCGACGAGGTGATCGCCGGAGCCTCCTTCGCCGTGGTCTCCACGGGGGGCGGGCTGCCCACGTGGCGCGATAACATGCCGTGCATGAACGCCGTCGGGCATACGGTCTACCTGCGCCGCTCGCCGGAGCAGATCGCCCGGCGGTTAAGCCCCTACGGACGCCGCAAGCGGCCCCGTCTGCAAGGTCTCGACGACGAACAGCTGGTGGCCTTCATGCGCGGCGACATGGCGGCCCGCGAACCGTTCTACGCGCAGGCTTCGCTCGTCGTCGACTGCGACCCGATGTCCGACGACGAGCTGGTCGAACATATCGTGCAAACTTTCTCCGACCGTGGCTGA